In Phaseolus vulgaris cultivar G19833 chromosome 10, P. vulgaris v2.0, whole genome shotgun sequence, a single genomic region encodes these proteins:
- the LOC137819036 gene encoding uncharacterized protein, whose amino-acid sequence MLTQQVLHLPPQKLFLCYSPLDVRKIPSFVNCENGYVHSYSRVNALTLDELPPNALRRKREPQWRGGFSLGLDLGLARTGLALSKGFSIRPLAVLELRGQKLELRIVNIAEQEEVDEFIIGLPKSADGKETPQSNKVRSVAGRLAVQAAERGWRVYLQDEHGTTTEAMDRMVNMGLSKSCQQKKLDAFAAMMVLERYFSTSGEGTELVLPKNLELQAKLQRGPPKDVDFFSDED is encoded by the exons ATGTTGACGCAGCAGGTGCTGCATCTGCCACCCCAGAAACTGTTCCTCTGCTATTCCCCTTTAGATGTTAGAAAAATCCCATCTTTTGTGAATTGTGAAAATGGGTATGTTCATAGTTACAGCAGAGTAAATGCACTAActttggatgaacttcccccaAACGCTCTTCGGAGGAAGAGAGAGCCGCAATGGAGAGGAGGCTTCAGCCTTGGGCTCGACTTGGGATTGGCTCGCACTGGCCTTGCCCTCAGCAAAGGCTTCTCCATTCGCCCCTTAGCC GTTTTGGAACTGCGAGGACAGAAGCTTGAGCTTCGGATTGTTAACATTGCCGAACAAGAG GAGGTTGATGAGTTTATAATTGGGCTTCCAAAATCTGCTGATGGGAAGGAAACACCTCAGTCGAACAAAGTCCGAAGTGTTGCTGGAAGGCTTGCTGTTCAAGCTGCTGAGAG GGGTTGGAGAGTATATCTACAAGATGAACATGGGACAACGACAGAAGCCATGGATCGAATGGTCAACAT GGGTTTGAGTAAGTCCTGTCAGCAAAAGAAACTTGATGCCTTTGCTGCCATG ATGGTACTGGAGAGATATTTTTCCACTTCAGGTGAGGGTACTGAACTTGTTCTGCCCAAAAATCTAGAATTACAAGCAAAACTTCAAAGGGGTCCTCCCAAAGATGTTGATTTTTTCTCGGATGAAGATTAA